In Nonlabens agnitus, the DNA window GATCAAGAAGAGGTCAATATGCAGAGCGTAACGGTAGTCGTGCTTCCTGGAATCACTCCATTGACCTTAAAGTTCTTCAAGACTTCTCAATTTATACAGGTGCAAATAAAGACAAGAGAAACACTTTACAGCTTTCTGTTGACATCTTCAACGTAGCAAACCTAATAAATAAAGATTGGGGTGAAATCACACAGGTTCCTAACTTCAACGAAGTTGAGTTGATTAGAACTGAATCTGGTGGTCCAAACCCAACATTTACATTTGACCCTAGCATCAATAATAATAATGTTGAGCAAATAGATGATTTTGGTACCAGATCTTCAAGATGGCAAATGCAAATAGGTGCTAGATACATTTTCAACTAGTAACTATTTACAAATAAAGATTAGAACCCGATGCTCGCGCATCGGGTTCTTTGTTTTTGGACTATTTTTGTGACCACAAATATTTACTATGTACAACATTCTTAAAGCTGCTCACTCTGGATGGGCTTATTTACTTCTTATCGTTCTTTTCATCGCGACTGTTAATGCGCTTATAGGTTTGTTTGCTAAAAAGGATTTTGGCAATAAGGACTTTAGTCTAGCTCTTGTCGGGTTAATTGTTACGCACATTCAATTGCTCTTAGGACTTGCCTTATGGGCTTTATCGCCTTACAGCAGCGCGCTGTTTTCAAATCCGTCTGAAGTTATGGGAAATGATAATTTAAGGTTGCTCGCTGTGGAACATCCATTAATGGTGATTATTGCAGTTACACTATTGACTATAGGATATTCAAAGCACAAGAAGAAGATAGTTAGTCACGGCAAGTTTAAAATGCTTTCAATATTTTACACACTAGCATTCTTGGTAGTGCTAAGCAGACTTCCATGGGATCAGTGGATGTAGAAGATTTAACTACATGAAACAAAAGCGGCGGAATGTAATTCCGCCGCTTTTGTTTTTAATACGTTACTGTAATTGGAGTTCGCTTTCGCGCCTGCCTGTCGGCAGACAGGAAAGCGAAACAACCACTAACCTATTCCTGCTCCACCGTTGCAGTTTCTAACGGCAGCACGTCGTTCATGATCTTAAACGCCTTATCGACACTTGTGATGTGATCCATTTTTAGCAACAGTCTCAAACCAGACCTAGTTTGTTTTTCTTTCATGTGCATCTTACTGCCACGTTGGCTCATGGACTTTATCAAGAAATTGAAGGTCTCACTTTGATAAAACTTGCTGGTTTGATCTGCGATAAAATATCCTACAAACTTGCCTTGCTTCATGACGATTTTCTCAAGTCCCATACGACTCGCAATCCATTTGAGTTTAATGCTGGTGAGCAAATCTTCTGCTGGATCAGGCAACTCGCCAAAACGGTCTACCAACTCCTTTCTGAACGTATCAAGCCCAGCCTGATCCTCTATATCATTAAGCTTAGAATATAGTGCCAGTCGCTCTGTCACACTGTTGATGTAATCATCTGGGAACAAGAGTTCAAAATCAGTATCGATGGTAACATCACCAACGTGTTTCTTTTTAGTCGCATCAGTAGGGTACAAATCAGCAAACTCATTTTCCTTGAGTTCTTCTATGGCTTCACTGAGAATTTTTTGATAGGTATCAAATCCTATTTCATTGATAAAACCACTTTGCTCACCTCCTAAAATATCACCTGCACCGCGTATTTCAAGATCCTTCATCGCGATATTAAAACCACTACCCAGTTCTGAGAAACTCTCAATGGCTTGCATGCGCTTCCTGGCATCGTCTGTCATCATATCGTAAGGTGGAGTTATGAAGTAGCAAAATGCTTTCTTATTGCTACGACCTACTCTACCACGCATCTGGTGCAAGTCAGATAGTCCAAAATTATTGGCATTATTGATGAAAATGGTATTGGCATTAGGTACATCAAGTCCGCTTTCAATAATGGTGGTACTCACAAGTACATCAAACTCGCCATTCATAAATGCGAGCATCAATTCTTCCAACTTTTTACCATCCATTTGTCCATGACCTATGCCTACTCTTGCATCGGGTACTGATCGCTGGATCATTCCAGCAACTTCCTTAATATTTTCGATACGGTTGTGAACAAAAAACACCTGGCCGCCACGAGAAATCTCATAGCTAATCGCATCCCTAATGGTCGCTTCAGAAAAACGAACAATTTGCGTTTCTATGGGATGCCTGTTAGGTGGTGCGGTTTTGATCACACTCAAGTCACGAGCTGCCATTAGAGAGAACTGCAGGGTTCTAGGAATGGGCGTTGCCGTTAAGGTTAACGTATCTATGTTCTCTTTGAGTGTCTTGAGCTTGTCCTTTACGGCAACCCCAAATTTTTGTTCCTCATCAATAATCAACAATCCAATATCCTTGAATTTGACCGAGTTATTGACCAATTGGTGCGTACCTATAACAATGTCAATAGAGCCATCTGCAAGCCCATCCAGAACGGCGCGTCTTTCCTTTGCCGTACGGAATCGGTTTAGATAATCCACCTTCACAGGCATGTCTGCCAGACGTTCCTTAAAAGTCTTGGCATGTTGAAAGGCTAGAACCGTAGTAGGAACTAAAACAGCTACTTGCTTGCCATTAACAGCGGCTTTAAAAGCGGCACGTATGGCTACCTCAGTCTTGCCAAAGCCTACGTCACCACAAACAAGACGATCCATAGGGCGCTCACTTTCCATGTCATTTTTGACATCTTGCGTGGCCGT includes these proteins:
- the mfd gene encoding transcription-repair coupling factor, encoding MSYPQILESYSNASPSLKLRDHVSLPNGRCEVKGLMGSALSMVLTNMFGSTDKPFLFVLNDKEEAAYYLNDLEKMIGEDHVLFYPGSYRRPYQIEKTDNANILLRAEVLNRINSRKKPAVIVTYPDALFEKVVTKKELDRNTLKISVGDQISIDFANEVLFEYAFKRVDFVTEPGEFSVRGGILDVFSFSNDEPYRIEFFGNEIDSIRIFDVETQLSKDQIKKLSIIPNVENKQSSEKRESFLKYLPSKTVVIARNVEMMYGRIDSLFAKAEQAYSELQGEIKQLEPEDIFSKSALLKEQLAEFNLVELSGNQPDITFKTVPQPSFNKQFELLIDNLKQNEADGYKTYLFCSTAQQAKRFKDIFDDMGANVAYETVIMTLYRGFMDHDLRIACYTDHEIFDRYHKFQLKNGYAKKQAITLKELNTLEKGDYVTHIDHGIGRFGGLQKIDVNGKMQEAIKLFYGERDILYVSIHSLHKITRYSAKDGKTPKIYKLGSPAWKKLKAKTKTRVKQIAFDLIKLYAKRRANKGFQYAPDGYLQNELEASFIYEDTPDQSTATQDVKNDMESERPMDRLVCGDVGFGKTEVAIRAAFKAAVNGKQVAVLVPTTVLAFQHAKTFKERLADMPVKVDYLNRFRTAKERRAVLDGLADGSIDIVIGTHQLVNNSVKFKDIGLLIIDEEQKFGVAVKDKLKTLKENIDTLTLTATPIPRTLQFSLMAARDLSVIKTAPPNRHPIETQIVRFSEATIRDAISYEISRGGQVFFVHNRIENIKEVAGMIQRSVPDARVGIGHGQMDGKKLEELMLAFMNGEFDVLVSTTIIESGLDVPNANTIFINNANNFGLSDLHQMRGRVGRSNKKAFCYFITPPYDMMTDDARKRMQAIESFSELGSGFNIAMKDLEIRGAGDILGGEQSGFINEIGFDTYQKILSEAIEELKENEFADLYPTDATKKKHVGDVTIDTDFELLFPDDYINSVTERLALYSKLNDIEDQAGLDTFRKELVDRFGELPDPAEDLLTSIKLKWIASRMGLEKIVMKQGKFVGYFIADQTSKFYQSETFNFLIKSMSQRGSKMHMKEKQTRSGLRLLLKMDHITSVDKAFKIMNDVLPLETATVEQE